A single Pseudoalteromonas rubra DNA region contains:
- a CDS encoding SDR family oxidoreductase translates to MITAILPDNKPINMKHRQWRDNMIAVTGANGQLGRLVIAALLKRVPASQIVALVRDPGQAEALSRLGVTLRTADYDQPQTLTNALKGVSKLLLISGNMIGQRVRQHSAVIHAAKQAGVALLAYTSILHADKSPMQLSDEHRDTEQLIKASDVPYVLLRNGWYNENYSAGIAGSIAAGAIVGAMHEGRIASAARGDYAEAAAVVLTEPDHAGKTYELAGDQSFNLQALADLATELSGKTVLTNYVSEQHYADFLTQLGLPAGFAALLADAEAQANAGWLYENSGTLGRLIGRPTTTMLESLTYQLNA, encoded by the coding sequence ATGATAACAGCCATTTTGCCAGACAATAAGCCCATCAACATGAAACACAGACAGTGGAGAGATAATATGATTGCAGTAACAGGTGCAAATGGTCAGTTGGGTCGGCTGGTGATCGCGGCTTTACTAAAGCGTGTTCCGGCGTCGCAGATAGTGGCACTGGTACGCGACCCGGGGCAAGCCGAAGCGTTAAGCCGTCTTGGAGTAACACTCAGAACAGCAGATTACGATCAGCCACAAACCTTGACTAATGCTTTGAAGGGTGTAAGTAAGTTATTACTTATTTCGGGTAATATGATTGGCCAACGGGTACGTCAGCACAGCGCGGTTATTCACGCAGCGAAACAAGCAGGTGTGGCGCTGTTGGCTTATACGAGTATTTTGCATGCCGATAAGTCACCCATGCAACTCAGTGATGAGCATCGGGATACTGAGCAGTTGATTAAAGCGTCGGATGTGCCTTATGTGTTGTTGCGCAATGGCTGGTATAACGAAAACTACAGCGCAGGGATTGCTGGCAGTATTGCTGCGGGTGCCATTGTCGGTGCAATGCATGAAGGGCGAATTGCCAGTGCTGCGAGGGGGGATTATGCCGAGGCAGCAGCTGTGGTACTGACCGAGCCGGACCATGCTGGCAAAACCTATGAGCTGGCGGGCGATCAGAGCTTTAATTTACAGGCACTGGCTGACTTGGCCACTGAGCTAAGTGGCAAAACCGTACTGACAAACTATGTGTCTGAACAACATTATGCAGATTTTCTGACTCAGCTGGGATTACCGGCCGGATTTGCGGCGTTGCTGGCTGATGCTGAAGCTCAGGCGAATGCGGGCTGGCTGTATGAGAATAGCGGCACACTGGGTCGCCTGATAGGTCGGCCAACTACGACCATGCTTGAGAGCCTGACCTATCAGCTGAACGCCTAA
- a CDS encoding LysR family transcriptional regulator: MITINHGSLKLLAIFATVIDSGSFAAAARRLHSSRSRVSEQVSQLESQLNVRLLQRSTRQLKLTQEGEKILQHARQLDGILQNIEADLTDTEPSGRVTLTMNHDIAHKFILPKLDKLAQRYPKISLDLNVDDNPLDLIEQQIDLAIRIGFIRDESLVARILHQERLALFASPTLLAQYGMPNTVAELEAMPWLMLKQTAEQGAQMLFDNEEPVVIQPLQHHSCNSPYLLQQMVVSGLGVATLLPSTVQQEISDGKLVTLCESLHSEPLVFSLVYPSRRQVPQRTRAVIDFLLSESLFHL, from the coding sequence ATGATTACAATTAATCATGGCTCGCTGAAATTACTGGCTATCTTTGCAACGGTGATTGACAGCGGCAGTTTTGCAGCCGCCGCACGGCGTTTACACTCCAGTCGCTCACGAGTAAGTGAACAAGTGTCTCAGTTAGAATCGCAATTGAATGTACGCTTGTTGCAACGCAGTACACGTCAGTTAAAACTGACCCAGGAAGGAGAAAAAATACTGCAACATGCCCGTCAGTTAGACGGCATATTACAAAATATAGAAGCGGATCTGACGGATACTGAGCCCAGTGGCCGAGTCACGCTGACCATGAATCACGACATTGCGCATAAGTTTATTCTGCCCAAGCTCGACAAACTGGCACAGCGCTATCCGAAGATTAGCCTGGATTTGAATGTCGATGATAACCCGCTCGACCTGATTGAACAGCAAATTGACCTGGCTATTCGGATTGGCTTTATTCGTGATGAATCTTTGGTTGCACGCATTCTTCATCAGGAGCGCTTGGCCCTGTTTGCCAGCCCCACATTGCTGGCACAGTATGGCATGCCCAACACAGTGGCTGAGCTGGAGGCCATGCCCTGGCTGATGCTCAAACAAACCGCCGAGCAGGGCGCACAAATGCTGTTTGATAATGAGGAGCCGGTGGTGATCCAACCCCTCCAACATCACAGTTGTAATTCACCTTACCTATTGCAGCAAATGGTCGTGAGTGGGCTTGGCGTAGCAACCTTACTGCCTTCTACCGTGCAACAGGAGATCAGCGATGGCAAGTTAGTCACACTCTGTGAATCGTTGCACAGCGAACCGCTGGTGTTTTCACTGGTTTACCCGTCTCGTCGTCAGGTGCCACAACGTACCCGGGCCGTCATTGACTTTTTACTCTCTGAGTCGCTATTTCACCTTTAA
- a CDS encoding DoxX family protein — MTKLIQLFDQNTTLSHIAALLARIGLSAIFILAAMNKIQYFEGNAQYMASSGLPGELLPLVIAFELIGGLMILGGLLTRLTAIAFAGFSLVSALLFHFDLADQIQFIMFFKNVAMAGGFLALAAYGAGKFSIDQKILTSQPIVKGKLA, encoded by the coding sequence ATGACTAAATTAATTCAACTATTCGACCAAAACACAACGCTGTCTCATATTGCTGCACTGCTTGCACGCATTGGCTTGTCAGCCATCTTTATTCTCGCAGCGATGAACAAGATCCAGTACTTTGAAGGCAACGCACAGTATATGGCATCAAGCGGCCTGCCTGGCGAGTTACTGCCACTGGTCATTGCCTTTGAGTTAATCGGTGGTCTGATGATACTGGGTGGCCTGCTTACTCGCCTGACAGCCATTGCATTCGCTGGGTTTAGTCTGGTTAGTGCGCTGTTGTTCCACTTTGACCTGGCAGATCAAATACAGTTTATTATGTTCTTCAAAAATGTTGCGATGGCAGGTGGTTTCTTGGCGCTGGCGGCCTATGGTGCGGGTAAATTCAGTATCGACCAAAAAATTCTGACCTCTCAGCCAATCGTTAAAGGCAAGCTGGCTTAA